In Massilia violaceinigra, one DNA window encodes the following:
- a CDS encoding ABC transporter ATP-binding protein — MSLSKLVGSFVRRHWRSYISSAFMLAGVAALTVWIPRKIGTLIDGLAAHSLGPGDLLRGLLQLLAMGVAIYLLRVGWRLRLFAAAYQLGVELRTRFYARLSAQGPAFYQKQRTGDLMALATNDIDAIEMAAGEAMLAGFDGTLTLIMVLGIMTLGVDWRLACIALLPFPFMAFAFWRISTHIHVAATDSLKRFSSLNDHVQEALSGVRTLRALGLEQRSAAQFGELAAHAADASLRAQKWEAAYEPAVGLTLTAASVLTLGLGGYLVWHNELTIGALTSFTMYLGQLIWPMFAAGWVLSLIERGRAALARVQPLLDTPLSVDDHGTVAELAPGALVLDHVGYTYTGQTVPALADVSCSVAPGQTLGLVGPTGSGKSTLLRVLLRQATPQTGEASWGGRPLADYTLATLRSAISWVPQESFLFSATIAENIALARPDATRAQIEHAAHMAAIHEDILRFPQGYDTPVGERGITLSGGQRQRVAIARSLLADSTLLLLDDALSAVDTGTETRILEHLEELRRARPERSVIIASHRLSAVVNADFIVVLRDGRITESGTHEALLERDGWYASQWRYQQLEASLDAL, encoded by the coding sequence ATGAGTTTATCGAAGCTCGTCGGCAGCTTTGTGCGCCGCCATTGGCGCTCCTATATATCCTCGGCCTTCATGCTGGCCGGCGTGGCCGCGCTCACGGTCTGGATTCCGCGCAAAATCGGCACCCTGATCGACGGCCTGGCCGCGCACAGCCTCGGTCCCGGCGACCTGCTGCGCGGCCTGCTGCAACTGCTCGCCATGGGGGTGGCCATCTACCTGCTGCGGGTCGGCTGGCGCCTGCGCCTGTTCGCCGCCGCCTACCAGCTCGGGGTCGAACTGCGCACACGCTTTTACGCGCGCCTGTCGGCCCAGGGGCCGGCGTTCTACCAGAAGCAGCGCACCGGCGACCTGATGGCGCTGGCCACCAACGATATCGACGCCATCGAAATGGCGGCCGGCGAAGCCATGCTGGCCGGTTTCGACGGCACCCTGACCCTGATCATGGTGCTGGGGATCATGACGCTCGGCGTCGACTGGCGCCTGGCCTGCATCGCCCTGCTGCCCTTCCCCTTCATGGCGTTCGCGTTCTGGCGCATCTCCACCCATATCCACGTGGCAGCCACCGACTCGCTCAAGCGCTTCTCCAGCCTGAACGACCATGTGCAGGAAGCCCTGTCGGGCGTGCGCACCCTGCGCGCGCTGGGGCTGGAGCAGCGCAGCGCGGCGCAATTCGGCGAACTGGCCGCGCACGCGGCCGACGCCAGCCTGCGCGCCCAGAAATGGGAAGCGGCCTATGAGCCGGCCGTCGGCCTGACCCTCACCGCCGCCAGCGTGCTCACGCTCGGCCTGGGCGGCTATCTGGTGTGGCATAACGAACTGACCATCGGCGCGCTGACCAGCTTCACCATGTACCTGGGCCAGTTGATCTGGCCGATGTTCGCGGCCGGCTGGGTGCTCTCGCTGATCGAACGCGGACGCGCGGCACTGGCGCGCGTGCAGCCCCTGCTCGACACGCCCCTGAGCGTGGACGACCATGGCACGGTGGCCGAGCTGGCCCCGGGCGCGCTGGTGCTGGACCATGTCGGCTACACCTACACCGGGCAAACCGTGCCGGCGCTGGCGGACGTGTCGTGCAGCGTCGCGCCCGGCCAGACCCTGGGCCTGGTGGGACCGACCGGCTCCGGCAAATCGACCCTGCTGCGCGTGCTGCTGCGCCAGGCCACGCCGCAGACGGGCGAGGCCAGCTGGGGCGGCCGGCCGCTCGCGGACTATACGCTGGCGACCTTGCGCTCCGCGATCAGCTGGGTGCCGCAGGAATCGTTCCTGTTCTCGGCCACCATCGCGGAGAACATCGCGCTGGCGCGCCCGGACGCCACGCGCGCGCAGATCGAGCACGCGGCCCACATGGCCGCCATCCACGAAGACATCCTGCGCTTCCCGCAGGGTTACGACACGCCGGTGGGCGAACGCGGCATCACCCTGTCGGGCGGCCAGCGCCAGCGCGTGGCGATTGCCCGTTCGCTGCTGGCCGACAGCACCCTGCTGCTGCTCGACGACGCCCTGTCGGCGGTCGATACCGGCACCGAAACGCGCATCCTCGAACACCTGGAAGAACTGCGGCGCGCGCGGCCCGAACGCAGCGTGATCATCGCCAGCCATCGGCTTTCGGCCGTGGTCAACGCCGACTTCATCGTGGTGCTGCGCGACGGCCGCATTACCGAGTCGGGCACCCACGAGGCCCTGCTCGAACGCGACGGCTGGTACGCCAGCCAGTGGCGCTATCAACAACTGGAGGCCAGCCTCGATGCACTCTGA
- a CDS encoding phasin family protein, with protein MSNLPEQFSAARKAQLEAQFDAFRHFSGKAVENTEKLIALNLRTTRASVEKSSAAFQQLLAAKDPRDLLALTAHSRESFNTILDYSRALFGIAGSVSTAATKVSTLSAPSLARAPANDEAHGDEPEYDEQAADDQIEAAASDAPAEPDTDDEPIIVSMNPIGESDPDPLPLAGATPIARAVASFAAGASADAPSAAPLAADDAIQIDVSGIRPIDATPPPAQHSGKPGIGKMADASGSKGARKK; from the coding sequence ATGAGTAACCTTCCAGAACAGTTTTCCGCAGCACGCAAGGCCCAGCTCGAAGCCCAGTTCGACGCTTTCCGCCATTTTTCCGGCAAGGCGGTCGAAAATACCGAGAAGCTCATTGCCCTGAACCTGCGCACCACCCGCGCCAGCGTTGAAAAGTCCAGCGCCGCCTTCCAGCAGCTGCTGGCCGCCAAGGACCCGCGCGACCTGCTGGCGCTGACCGCGCACAGCCGCGAGAGCTTCAACACCATTCTCGACTACAGCCGCGCCCTGTTCGGCATCGCCGGCAGCGTGAGCACCGCCGCTACCAAGGTATCGACCCTGTCCGCACCAAGCCTGGCGCGCGCGCCCGCCAACGATGAAGCGCACGGCGACGAACCCGAATACGACGAGCAAGCCGCCGACGACCAGATCGAAGCGGCCGCCAGCGATGCCCCGGCCGAGCCGGACACCGACGATGAGCCGATCATCGTCAGCATGAACCCGATCGGCGAGTCGGACCCCGATCCGCTGCCGCTGGCCGGCGCCACGCCGATCGCGCGCGCGGTGGCCAGCTTTGCCGCCGGCGCCTCGGCGGACGCGCCGTCCGCCGCGCCACTGGCGGCCGACGACGCGATCCAGATCGACGTCTCCGGCATCCGGCCGATCGACGCCACGCCGCCGCCGGCCCAGCATTCGGGCAAGCCGGGCATCGGCAAAATGGCCGATGCGTCGGGGTCGAAAGGCGCGCGCAAGAAGTAA
- a CDS encoding amidohydrolase family protein, giving the protein MDLVIRNASLPDGRLQIDIAIEGGRIAAVGPRLAVQGAHEIDAEGDLATPPFVDAHFHMDATLSYGLPRVNRTGTLLEGIALWGELKPGLTQDALVERAMQYCDWAVARGLLAIRSHVDICDDRLLAVEALLEVRRRVAPYLDLQLVAFPQDGILRSASAFENLKRAIKLGVDVVGGIPHFERTMSEGAASVRLLCEYAAGQGLRVDMHCDESDDPMSRHIETLAFETQRLGMQGRVAGSHLTSMHSMDNYYVSKLLPLIREAGVAAIANPLINITLQGRHDTYPKRRGMTRVPELIAAGVDVAFGHDCAMDPWYSLGSGDMLEVAHMGLHVAQMTGQDAMHQCFLAVTEVPARILGLEGYGIAPGCHADLVLLDAASTVEAIRLRAARRMVIRRGVVVSEAPRARATLNLPGRAATIDFRLRR; this is encoded by the coding sequence ATGGATCTCGTTATCCGCAACGCCAGCCTGCCCGACGGGCGCCTTCAGATCGACATTGCCATCGAGGGCGGGCGGATCGCCGCCGTCGGCCCGCGCCTGGCCGTGCAGGGTGCGCACGAGATCGACGCCGAGGGCGACCTGGCCACGCCGCCCTTCGTCGACGCCCACTTCCATATGGACGCCACGCTCAGTTACGGCCTGCCGCGGGTGAACCGCACCGGCACCCTGCTCGAAGGGATCGCGCTGTGGGGCGAGCTGAAACCCGGCCTTACCCAGGATGCGCTGGTCGAACGCGCCATGCAGTATTGCGACTGGGCGGTCGCGCGCGGGCTGCTGGCGATCCGCTCGCACGTCGACATTTGCGACGACCGCCTGCTGGCCGTCGAAGCGCTGCTGGAAGTGCGGCGCCGCGTGGCGCCCTATCTCGACCTGCAACTGGTGGCGTTTCCGCAGGACGGGATTTTGCGCAGCGCCAGCGCCTTTGAAAACCTCAAGCGCGCCATCAAGCTGGGGGTGGACGTGGTGGGCGGCATTCCCCACTTCGAGCGCACCATGAGCGAAGGGGCGGCCTCGGTGCGCCTGCTGTGCGAATACGCGGCCGGGCAGGGGCTGCGGGTGGACATGCACTGCGACGAGTCGGACGACCCCATGTCGCGCCATATCGAAACGCTGGCCTTCGAGACGCAGCGCCTCGGGATGCAGGGCCGGGTGGCCGGCTCGCACCTGACCTCGATGCACTCGATGGACAACTACTATGTCAGCAAGCTGCTGCCGCTGATCCGCGAGGCGGGCGTGGCGGCGATCGCCAACCCGCTCATCAACATCACGTTGCAGGGCCGCCACGACACCTACCCCAAGCGGCGCGGCATGACGCGCGTGCCGGAACTGATCGCGGCCGGGGTGGACGTCGCCTTCGGCCACGATTGCGCGATGGACCCGTGGTACAGCCTCGGTTCGGGCGACATGCTGGAAGTGGCGCATATGGGCCTGCACGTGGCGCAGATGACGGGGCAGGACGCGATGCACCAGTGCTTCCTGGCGGTGACGGAAGTCCCGGCCCGCATCCTCGGGCTGGAAGGCTACGGCATCGCGCCGGGCTGCCACGCCGACCTGGTGCTGCTGGACGCGGCCAGCACGGTCGAAGCGATCCGCCTGCGCGCGGCGCGGCGCATGGTGATCCGGCGCGGCGTGGTGGTGAGCGAGGCGCCGCGCGCGCGCGCCACCCTGAACCTGCCGGGGCGCGCGGCCACCATCGATTTCCGTCTCCGGCGCTAG
- a CDS encoding GNAT family N-acetyltransferase, with the protein MSQHQIQIRPAAATDSEAMWTIFDAIIGAGESYPFAPGTSREACADYWFNPRSTSFVAVAGDGRVLGMYKLVPNQMDLGAHVANASYMVSPAAQGAGVGTLLGRHSLEEARRQGYLAMQFNYVISSNLAAVALWKKLGFAIIGTLPKSFRHARLGYVDAYVMYQLLSDPADWQAPPLR; encoded by the coding sequence GTGAGCCAGCATCAGATCCAGATCCGTCCTGCCGCCGCCACCGACAGCGAGGCGATGTGGACGATTTTCGACGCCATCATCGGCGCCGGCGAATCCTATCCTTTCGCGCCGGGTACTTCCAGAGAGGCCTGCGCCGACTACTGGTTCAACCCGCGCTCGACCAGCTTCGTCGCCGTCGCCGGGGACGGGCGCGTGCTGGGCATGTACAAGCTGGTGCCGAACCAGATGGACCTGGGCGCGCACGTGGCCAATGCCTCGTACATGGTCAGCCCGGCGGCGCAGGGCGCCGGCGTGGGTACCCTGCTCGGCCGGCACAGCCTGGAAGAAGCGCGCCGCCAGGGCTATCTGGCGATGCAGTTCAACTACGTCATCAGCAGTAACCTGGCCGCCGTCGCGCTGTGGAAAAAGCTCGGCTTCGCGATCATCGGCACCCTGCCCAAATCGTTCCGCCATGCGCGCCTGGGCTATGTGGACGCCTACGTGATGTACCAGCTGCTCAGCGATCCGGCCGACTGGCAGGCGCCGCCGTTGCGATGA
- a CDS encoding GNAT family N-acetyltransferase, with protein MKILETARLALRTVEAADAPFYLEIVNDPGFIANIGDRGIRTLEAARLHIENGPVKMQETLGHAIWLVALKDSGVAIGMCGLIKRETLPTIDIGYAFLPAWRGQGYALEAAEGVLAYARDTLGVARLLAITSPHNTASSALLEKLGLRFEKIVHLTPEDPGTRLYTMELCATA; from the coding sequence ATGAAGATCCTCGAGACCGCGCGCCTGGCGCTGCGCACCGTGGAAGCGGCCGATGCGCCGTTCTACCTGGAGATAGTCAACGATCCCGGCTTCATCGCCAACATCGGCGACCGCGGCATCCGCACGCTGGAGGCGGCGCGCCTGCACATCGAAAACGGTCCGGTGAAGATGCAGGAAACGCTCGGGCATGCGATCTGGCTGGTGGCGCTCAAGGATAGCGGGGTGGCGATCGGCATGTGCGGCCTGATCAAGCGTGAAACGCTGCCCACGATCGACATCGGCTACGCTTTCCTGCCGGCCTGGCGCGGCCAGGGCTATGCGCTGGAAGCGGCCGAGGGCGTGCTCGCCTACGCGCGCGATACGCTCGGGGTGGCGCGCCTGCTGGCAATTACCTCGCCACACAACACCGCGTCGAGCGCACTGCTCGAAAAACTGGGCCTGCGTTTTGAAAAGATTGTCCACCTTACACCAGAAGATCCCGGCACCCGGCTGTACACGATGGAACTGTGTGCAACTGCCTGA
- a CDS encoding methyl-accepting chemotaxis protein, which produces MKLANLRIAVRLSALGAFFFAALLLVGLGAWSALHGANASSALALQRAAKLTVAVDTARSAQVEFKIQVQEWKNILLRGTDAAQLEKYTASFRKSGDATRADLSKVNALLGELGMRTPLVDEAIKATEDLSKNYLGALQKFDGADPESYKNVDKLVKGMDREPTQKIDAIVTFIGTESRALTVAMEKQQAAGERVATIELLVIVLVTVAVGAVIMVWLVRSITGPLNEAVNIARTVASGDLSTSIVARGNDEIGMLLKSLKDMHDSLAEIVGKVRAGTDSIAAASSEIADGNQDLSARTEEQASSLEETASAMEELTSTVKQNGENASQASKLASDASVVAVRGGDAVAQVIHTMGSINESSKKIVDIIGVIDGIAFQTNILALNAAVEAARAGEQGRGFAVVASEVRNLAQRSAAAAKEIKTLIGDSVDKVETGSKLVGQAGSTMEEVVASVQRVTAIIGEIAVASGEQNVGIDQINDAIGQMDAVTQQNAALVEQAAAAAEAMKQQAASLAEAVSIFKIGDHHVAAAPAARAGRRSAPTARAPAARAATPAVRLPASKPAAARPVPAGESDWEEF; this is translated from the coding sequence ATGAAACTCGCCAACCTCCGAATTGCCGTGCGCCTCAGCGCGCTCGGCGCCTTCTTTTTTGCTGCCTTGCTGCTGGTCGGCCTGGGTGCCTGGTCGGCTTTGCACGGTGCCAACGCCAGCAGTGCGCTGGCGCTGCAGCGCGCCGCCAAACTGACCGTTGCGGTCGACACGGCGCGCAGTGCCCAGGTCGAATTCAAGATCCAGGTGCAGGAATGGAAGAATATCCTGCTGCGCGGCACGGACGCGGCCCAGCTGGAAAAGTACACCGCCTCGTTCCGCAAGAGTGGCGATGCCACCCGCGCCGACCTGAGCAAAGTTAATGCCTTGCTCGGCGAACTGGGGATGCGCACGCCACTGGTCGACGAGGCCATCAAGGCCACCGAGGACCTGAGCAAGAATTACCTGGGCGCGCTGCAAAAGTTCGATGGCGCCGATCCGGAGAGCTATAAAAATGTCGATAAACTGGTCAAGGGCATGGACCGCGAGCCGACCCAGAAAATCGATGCCATTGTCACTTTCATCGGCACCGAATCGCGCGCGCTGACGGTGGCCATGGAAAAGCAGCAGGCTGCCGGCGAACGGGTCGCGACCATCGAGCTGCTGGTGATCGTGCTGGTCACGGTGGCGGTCGGCGCGGTGATCATGGTCTGGCTGGTGCGCAGCATCACCGGGCCGCTCAATGAAGCGGTCAACATTGCGCGCACGGTGGCCAGCGGCGATCTGTCGACCTCGATCGTGGCGCGCGGCAACGATGAAATCGGCATGCTGCTCAAGTCGCTCAAGGATATGCACGACAGCCTGGCCGAGATTGTCGGCAAGGTGCGCGCCGGCACCGATTCGATTGCGGCGGCCTCGAGCGAAATTGCCGATGGCAACCAGGACTTGTCGGCGCGGACCGAAGAGCAGGCCAGTTCGCTCGAAGAAACCGCCTCCGCCATGGAAGAGCTGACCTCGACCGTCAAGCAAAATGGCGAGAATGCCAGCCAGGCGAGCAAGCTGGCCAGCGACGCCTCGGTGGTGGCGGTGCGCGGTGGTGATGCGGTGGCGCAAGTCATCCACACCATGGGCTCGATCAACGAATCGTCCAAAAAAATCGTGGACATCATTGGCGTGATCGATGGTATTGCTTTCCAGACCAATATTCTGGCCTTGAATGCTGCGGTGGAAGCGGCGCGGGCGGGCGAGCAGGGACGCGGCTTCGCCGTGGTGGCCTCCGAAGTGCGCAACCTGGCACAGCGTTCGGCGGCGGCGGCCAAGGAAATCAAGACCCTGATCGGCGACTCGGTCGACAAGGTTGAAACCGGCAGCAAGCTGGTGGGGCAGGCGGGCAGCACGATGGAAGAAGTGGTGGCCAGCGTGCAGCGGGTCACCGCGATCATTGGCGAGATTGCCGTTGCCAGCGGCGAGCAGAACGTGGGGATCGACCAGATCAACGATGCCATCGGGCAAATGGATGCCGTGACGCAGCAGAACGCGGCGCTGGTGGAACAAGCGGCCGCGGCGGCGGAAGCGATGAAGCAGCAGGCGGCCAGCCTGGCCGAAGCGGTCAGCATCTTCAAGATCGGCGACCACCACGTAGCGGCGGCGCCGGCGGCGCGCGCGGGTCGCCGTAGCGCGCCGACGGCGCGTGCCCCGGCAGCGCGGGCGGCGACCCCGGCAGTCCGTCTGCCCGCCAGCAAACCGGCTGCGGCGCGGCCAGTGCCGGCAGGCGAAAGCGACTGGGAAGAGTTCTAA
- a CDS encoding STAS domain-containing protein, with translation MSTDKSPQLALIITKYENELLEVWLSGLMTRMIRRDKNAEAELRQQAARFLPLLVQALERGATNDIEGAAWDDTRHMLTDISQARVRQGFSSIETASFIFALKEPLFAYLRTALADNPIQLVEQTAATSALFDRLGLFTIEVYQKAREQVILRQQQELLELSTPVVQLWEGVLALPLIGTLDSARTQVVMENLLQKIVDTGASIAIIDITGVPTVDTLVAQHLLKTIAAARLMGADCIISGIRPQIAQTIVHLGVNLEDVVTKATLADAFVVALKRTGSTITHPQNAR, from the coding sequence ATGAGCACCGACAAAAGCCCGCAGTTAGCATTAATTATCACTAAGTATGAAAATGAGCTGCTGGAAGTTTGGCTGTCGGGATTGATGACGCGGATGATCCGGCGCGATAAAAACGCCGAGGCCGAACTGCGCCAGCAGGCAGCCCGCTTCCTGCCCTTGCTGGTGCAGGCGCTCGAACGCGGCGCCACCAACGACATCGAAGGCGCCGCCTGGGATGACACGCGCCACATGCTGACCGACATCTCGCAGGCGCGCGTGCGCCAGGGCTTTTCGTCGATCGAGACCGCCAGCTTCATCTTCGCGCTGAAAGAGCCGCTGTTCGCTTATCTGCGCACCGCGCTGGCCGACAATCCAATCCAGCTGGTCGAGCAAACCGCCGCCACCAGCGCGCTGTTCGACCGCCTCGGCCTGTTTACCATCGAGGTGTACCAGAAGGCACGCGAGCAGGTCATCCTGCGCCAGCAGCAGGAACTGCTGGAGCTGTCCACGCCGGTGGTGCAGCTGTGGGAAGGCGTGCTGGCGCTGCCGCTGATCGGTACGCTCGACAGCGCCCGCACCCAGGTGGTGATGGAGAACCTGCTGCAGAAAATCGTCGACACCGGCGCCTCGATCGCGATCATCGACATCACCGGCGTGCCGACCGTGGATACCCTGGTGGCCCAGCATCTGCTCAAAACCATCGCCGCCGCGCGCCTGATGGGCGCCGACTGCATCATCAGCGGCATCCGCCCGCAGATCGCCCAGACCATCGTGCACCTCGGCGTGAATCTGGAAGACGTGGTCACCAAGGCCACCCTGGCCGACGCCTTCGTGGTGGCGCTCAAGCGCACCGGCTCGACCATCACCCATCCGCAGAACGCGCGCTAA
- a CDS encoding STAS domain-containing protein yields MERIPILKMGRLLLVTIQVDMHDRLAMTLQDDLTARIVKDRATGVLIDISALDIVDSFIGRMISHTAAMARILDARTVLVGMQPAVAITLVELGLTLDGVSTALNVERGLALLQQERE; encoded by the coding sequence ATGGAACGCATACCGATCCTGAAAATGGGCCGTCTGCTGCTGGTGACGATCCAGGTCGACATGCACGACCGCCTGGCCATGACGCTGCAGGACGACCTGACCGCGCGCATCGTCAAGGATCGCGCAACGGGCGTGCTGATCGACATCTCGGCGCTCGACATCGTCGACTCCTTCATCGGCCGCATGATCAGCCACACGGCGGCCATGGCCCGCATTCTCGACGCCCGCACGGTGCTGGTGGGGATGCAGCCGGCCGTGGCGATCACACTGGTGGAGCTGGGCCTGACGCTCGACGGCGTGAGCACCGCCCTGAACGTCGAACGCGGCCTGGCCTTGCTGCAGCAGGAACGGGAATGA
- a CDS encoding anti-sigma regulatory factor has protein sequence MSGADGLVHAPLVTDEDVVRLRKLVRDEMVALKFSLIEQTKMVTAASELARNTLRYGGGGRAELELVERGGKRGVKVSFIDEGPGIADIDLALTDGYTSGGGMGLGLSGARRLADDFILDSAPGKGTTVTIAKWKLF, from the coding sequence GTGAGCGGCGCCGATGGCCTGGTCCACGCGCCCTTGGTCACCGATGAAGATGTGGTCCGCCTGCGCAAGCTGGTGCGCGATGAAATGGTCGCTCTCAAGTTCTCCCTGATCGAACAAACCAAGATGGTCACCGCCGCCAGCGAACTGGCGCGCAATACGCTGCGCTACGGCGGTGGCGGACGCGCCGAACTCGAACTGGTCGAACGCGGCGGCAAGCGCGGCGTCAAGGTCAGCTTCATCGACGAGGGGCCGGGCATCGCCGATATCGACCTGGCCCTGACCGACGGCTACACCAGCGGCGGCGGCATGGGCCTGGGCCTGTCCGGCGCGCGCCGCCTGGCCGACGACTTCATCCTCGACAGCGCGCCGGGCAAGGGCACGACCGTCACAATCGCGAAATGGAAGCTGTTTTGA
- a CDS encoding ATP-binding SpoIIE family protein phosphatase: MNRLGRQAAYHVGELSEIASARRAGNTLARQLGFDETRAGQLAIVITEAATNIVKHAREGEILLRALHAGERAGVEVIALDRGPGMANVALRMEDGNSTAGTYGVGLGAIGRLTPEFDIYSVEGQGTVLRMTVWSGAAGAPVSDWEAGAVCLPMPGEDVCGDAWDFGFAKWGLTFGMADGLGHGPEAAVASEAAVALVVDRAAVGVSELMQLAHGALHGTRGAAVALAAIDCDAGELTFAGIGNIAGCIFDGSARRHLMSHNGIVGSNLRKVQTFTHPWAPGAMLIMHSDGLGTRWDLDAYPGLAFRHPGLIAAVLYRDFARQRDDASVLVVRERELG; encoded by the coding sequence TTGAACAGATTAGGCAGGCAAGCGGCGTATCACGTAGGCGAATTAAGCGAAATCGCATCGGCCCGCCGCGCCGGCAATACCCTGGCACGCCAGCTGGGGTTCGACGAAACGCGCGCCGGCCAGCTGGCCATCGTGATCACCGAAGCGGCCACCAACATCGTCAAGCATGCCCGCGAAGGCGAGATCCTGCTGCGCGCGCTGCATGCGGGCGAGCGCGCCGGCGTGGAAGTGATCGCGCTCGACCGCGGTCCCGGCATGGCCAATGTGGCGCTGCGCATGGAAGACGGTAATTCCACCGCCGGCACATACGGCGTGGGACTGGGCGCCATCGGCCGCCTGACGCCCGAATTCGATATCTATTCGGTCGAAGGCCAGGGTACGGTACTGCGCATGACGGTGTGGAGCGGCGCGGCCGGCGCGCCCGTGTCGGACTGGGAAGCGGGCGCGGTATGCCTGCCGATGCCGGGCGAAGACGTGTGCGGCGACGCCTGGGACTTCGGTTTCGCCAAATGGGGCCTGACGTTCGGCATGGCCGATGGCCTGGGCCACGGCCCGGAAGCGGCGGTCGCATCCGAGGCGGCGGTCGCGCTGGTGGTCGACCGTGCCGCCGTGGGCGTGTCGGAACTGATGCAGCTGGCGCATGGCGCGCTGCACGGCACCCGCGGCGCCGCCGTGGCCCTGGCCGCAATCGATTGCGACGCTGGCGAACTCACTTTTGCCGGCATCGGCAATATCGCCGGCTGCATCTTCGATGGCAGCGCGCGGCGCCACCTGATGTCGCACAACGGCATTGTCGGCAGCAATCTGCGCAAGGTGCAGACGTTCACCCATCCGTGGGCGCCCGGCGCCATGCTGATCATGCATTCCGATGGCCTGGGAACGCGCTGGGACCTCGATGCCTATCCGGGCCTGGCGTTCCGCCACCCGGGCCTGATCGCGGCAGTGCTGTACCGCGATTTCGCGCGCCAGCGCGACGACGCCAGCGTGCTGGTGGTGCGCGAAAGGGAACTTGGGTAA
- a CDS encoding ATP-binding protein, whose product MSLRILKIAIGTELDVVGARQRAREIAVLCGFAMQDQVRIATSVSELARNVFNYAHGGKVEFSIEDADGVQALQIRIDDQGPGIADLDLVLSGRYQSSTGMGLGILGARRLMDRCDISTARASGTRIVLQKRFSSDAPRMTARMVGDMCAHLNAQAPDSMLGEVQQQNQELLGTLDELKARQEELLQLTRELEENNRAVKVLYAELDEKADHLRRADQMKSRFLSNMSHEFRTPLSSIRALAKLLLARADGELSGEQEKQVSYILQGTVAMNEMVDDLLDLAKIEAGKVDVRAERFLVADMFSTLRGLLRPLLHSPNLALTFQEPEAELALHSDQGKLSQILRNFISNAIKYTERGDITVRAALLPEQGMMHFSVSDTGLGIAESDQALIFEEFSQIENRLQTRVKGTGLGLPLCRNLAGLLGGSVGVDSVPGAGSVFWVSIPLTYTAEGGNAAVPPYSY is encoded by the coding sequence ATGTCGCTGCGCATTCTCAAGATCGCGATCGGCACCGAGCTCGATGTGGTCGGAGCCCGCCAGCGGGCGCGCGAGATCGCGGTGCTGTGCGGCTTCGCCATGCAGGATCAGGTGCGCATCGCCACCTCGGTGTCCGAACTGGCGCGTAACGTCTTCAATTATGCGCATGGCGGCAAGGTCGAGTTTTCGATCGAGGACGCCGACGGCGTGCAGGCGCTGCAAATCCGCATCGACGACCAGGGCCCCGGCATCGCCGATCTCGACCTGGTGCTGTCCGGGCGCTACCAGTCATCGACCGGCATGGGCCTGGGCATCCTGGGTGCGCGCCGCCTGATGGACCGTTGCGACATCAGCACCGCGCGCGCCAGCGGCACCCGGATCGTGCTGCAAAAGCGCTTTTCCAGCGATGCGCCGCGCATGACGGCGCGCATGGTGGGCGACATGTGCGCCCACCTCAACGCGCAGGCGCCCGATTCGATGCTGGGCGAGGTGCAGCAGCAAAACCAGGAACTGCTCGGCACCCTCGATGAACTCAAGGCACGCCAGGAAGAGCTGCTGCAGCTCACGCGCGAACTCGAAGAGAACAACCGCGCCGTCAAGGTCCTGTACGCGGAGCTCGACGAGAAGGCCGACCACCTGCGCCGCGCCGACCAGATGAAGTCGCGCTTCCTGTCGAACATGAGCCACGAATTTCGCACGCCACTGAGTTCGATCCGGGCCCTTGCCAAGCTGCTGCTGGCGCGCGCCGACGGCGAGCTGTCGGGCGAGCAGGAGAAGCAGGTCAGCTACATTTTGCAGGGCACGGTCGCCATGAACGAGATGGTCGACGACCTGCTCGATCTGGCCAAGATCGAAGCGGGCAAGGTCGATGTGCGGGCCGAGCGCTTTCTGGTGGCCGACATGTTCAGCACCTTGCGCGGCCTGCTGCGACCCTTGCTGCATAGCCCCAACCTGGCACTGACGTTCCAGGAGCCCGAAGCGGAGCTGGCGCTGCACAGCGACCAGGGCAAGCTGTCGCAGATCCTGCGCAATTTCATATCGAACGCGATCAAATACACCGAACGGGGTGATATCACGGTCCGGGCGGCGCTTCTGCCGGAGCAGGGTATGATGCACTTCAGCGTGTCCGATACCGGGCTCGGAATCGCTGAGTCGGACCAGGCACTCATTTTCGAGGAGTTCAGCCAGATCGAAAACCGCTTGCAGACGCGCGTCAAGGGAACGGGCCTGGGCTTGCCGCTGTGCCGTAATCTGGCCGGCCTGCTGGGCGGGTCGGTCGGCGTCGACAGCGTGCCGGGCGCCGGTTCCGTGTTCTGGGTGTCGATCCCGCTGACCTATACGGCAGAGGGAGGCAATGCCGCCGTACCGCCGTATTCCTACTAA